In Pseudonocardia sp. DSM 110487, the sequence CCGGGATCGCGAACTCGGACCACACCACCCCGCACAGCACGTGCAGCGCGGTGTGGGTGCGCATCAGCAGGTGCCGGCGCGACCAGTCGATCTCGCCGGCGAGCCCGGTGCCTGCGGCCGGCAGGTAGGCGGAATCCAGCCAGTGCCAGATGCGGCCCGCTTCCCGCTTCACCTTCGTGACGGCGACGGGGCCACTGCCCCAGTCGAGCGTCCCGAGATCGTGCGGTTGGCCGCCCCCGCCCGGGTAGAACGCGGTACGCGCGAGCGCCACGCGGCCGGCCTCCCGGTCGACCTCCGTGATCGCGGCCTCGAAGGAGCGGAGATAGGCGTCGGTCGCGAAGAGCTCCTCGGTCACAAGGCCGACAGTAGGACGTCGGCACCGGCCCGCCGCGGGCGGCTCGCACACCAACATCGGTGGCGGCACACCAACTGCAGTTGCTGTGCGACCCCCACAGTTGCTGTGCGACCGCCCTCTCGGCGACCGCCGAGCCGCTCAGCGGTCGGCGGCGAGCAGGACGTCGGCGTCGAAGCAGGTGTGAGTGCCGGTGTGGCACGCCGGGCCGGTCTGGTCGACCACCACGAGGAGGGCGTCGCCGTCGCAGTCGAGACGCACCTCGTGCACGTGCTGGACGTGCCCCGAGGTCTCGCCCTTCACCCAGTACGCCTCCCGGGACCGCGACCAGTACGTCGCGCGGCCGGTGGTGAGCGTGCGGTGCAGCGCCTCGTCGTCCATCCACGCCACCATCAGCACGTCCCCGGTGCCGCGCTCCTGCACCACCGCGCAGACCAGCCCGTCCGGCGTGCGCTTGAGCCGGGCGGCGATCCCCTGGT encodes:
- the hisI gene encoding phosphoribosyl-AMP cyclohydrolase, whose protein sequence is MSRVAESALDQGIAARLKRTPDGLVCAVVQERGTGDVLMVAWMDDEALHRTLTTGRATYWSRSREAYWVKGETSGHVQHVHEVRLDCDGDALLVVVDQTGPACHTGTHTCFDADVLLAADR